In Bacteroidetes bacterium GWF2_43_63, the genomic window ATTCAATGATTTCCGCAGCAACAGGAATTTCCTTTTCAGGTGCTTCGGTAAGCGAAACGCGAATGGTGTCACCAATGCCATCCATGAGCAGAGAGCCGATTCCTGCTGCCGATTTCATACGACCGTCTTCACCTTCTCCGGCTTCGGTCACGCCGAGATGAATCGGATAATGAAATTCGTCGTCTATTAAATACTGCGCCAGGAGCCGGTTTGCATGAATCATCGTTTTCACATCGCTGGCTTTAATGGAAATAACGAGATTGTGAAATTGCTCATCATGAAAGATGCGAATAAATTCCACGGCTGATTCAACCATTGCCCGGGTTGTATTTCCGTATCGATCAATAAATCTTCGGTTGAGTGAGCCTCCGTTGATACCTATGCGAACTGCGGTTCCATTCTCGCGGCAAACACTGATCAGAGGTAAAACTGTTTTCCTGATTTCATCCAGTTCCTGATTATATTCAGTATCGGAATATTGTAGTTTTTTTGGAAAAAGATCGACGAAGTTGCCCGGGTTGATGCGGATTTTTTCTACTCTGCGTGCGGCTTCCATGGCTATGGCCGGATTGAAATGAATATCGGCGGCCAATGGTTGGGAATAGCCGGATTCGTTCAGTTGCTTGCGAATTTCACTCAGAATTTTTGCTTCAGAAATATTGCGGGCTGTGATTCTTACTAAATCTGCACCTGTATCAAAAATGTGTTTGCATTGTGCAACGGTGGCCGAAATATCATCCGTCGGTGTATTGGTCATTGATTGAATGCGGATCGGATTGCCGCCGCCAAAGCCAACATTGCCCACTTTTACTTCGCGGGATTTAAAAAAAAACCATGAAGATTCCTCGTTGGATTTCATGGTTCAAAATTAGGTAAAAAATCGGAACAGACTGTTGACTATTCTTTTATTTCAAGATTGTCAAGTTTTTCTTTTGATAGTTCCTCATCGTCGCTGATGGTAGAATTGAAAGTACTTTCATCAGCATTGAAATCCAGTAAGTCTTGATTTGGTTCGGGGCCGTCAGGCAATTCGTCGAAAGCGGGTTCAAAACCAGCTGGATAAGTGCCTTTATTGGCTTCGAGTTGCAATGCGGCAAATTCGCGGGCATAACGCGAATGATGAATGGCACGCATATACAAGCCATCTTTATACAACGAAATAGCCAGGTTTTGATGTACAACTGCCTTTTTCAGATTTCCTGTGAAAACCTGATTGACGATGGTATATTTATGCGCTGCGTAAATAACAATGGCAGAGCGGTTAATGACATTTTTAGCTTTTCCCTTCATAACAGGCTGTGCCTGAACAGCAGTTCCCATTAGAAGAAAAATAAATGAAATTAGAAGCGGTAAAGCAATGCGTTTCATTGTAGTACATTTTTGTGCAAGGTAGCACTTTTTTCGAAAAATCGGGTGCTGTCAAATTTTGTACCAGCTAAATTTTAAATAACCCGAGACTGCCACAAAACAGCGTGGTTGTTATGACATTCCACCGTTCCGGCTGGTGTTTTGGAGTTTTTCCATTTTTTTGAGCCGGAACATGGAACCGTCGTAACAACTTCAAAAACAACGGTTCCATGTCCTTCAGCTCCTTCGTCGCTTTCGGACGGTGGAATGTTGTTTTTGAAGGAACAACAGTTTTGAGAAAGTCTCATTAAATCCATAGTATTCAATTATTTTATATTTTAGCACTTTATATCATTCGATGAATAAACTGCTGTATCTGATATTTGTTTTTGTGCTGAGCCTTGACGCGCAGGCGCAGTTTATCACATCTGAGGAAGAGAGAGGATTGCATGAGCAGCCAGGAATGTGTGATTCGACTTTTCGCGCTCTTAATGTGCCAATGATTTATCCGCGAATTGCTACAGAAAGCGCGGAAATGAACTGTAATGATCAGGCAAGCTGGCTTCGGAAGAAGATTTTCAGGGAACATTTTGTCGGTATTATTGATAGTCCAAAATATAACATTACTCTTGATCCGGTTTTTGATTTCAGAATCGGCAAAGAGGATGGGAATACGTTGTATAAGAATACCCGTGGCTTTATTTTGAACGGAAAAATCGGTAAAAATTTGTTTTTGCGTTCCGAGTTTTATGAAACTCAAACTACTTTGCCGCAATATGCCGCAGCCTGGGTCGATACCATGCAGTTTATTCCGGGAATGATCCGCATGAAACCCTTTGGCACCAACGGATTTGATTATGGAGTTGTTTTCAGTCAGATCATGTGGCAACCGCTGAAAAACTATGGTGTGCGCCTTGGTTATGATCGTTTTCACTTTGGTAAAGGATATCGCAGCATGATTCTGTCAGATGCTTCGCAGGCATATCCGTTTCTGATGAATACATTTACTCATGGGAAATGGAGTCTGAGTCACAACATTGCATCGTTGCACAACCCTGATTACAATAACAAACTAAATGTTCCATTATCAGAAAGCGGCGTGTACCAGCAGAAATGGTTCTCGTTCACTTATCTGACGTACAGTCCGAAAAGCTGGCTGAATCTGGGTTTGTTTGAATCAGTGATTTTTATGCCTGCCGATTCAACCGGCATTTCTTTCTATCCGATGTCGATGCTTCCGTTGCCTTTGGTGCGAACTATTGCAGAAGAATCGAAAGGACTTCATCATGCAATGATTGGTCTGCAGGCCGATGCTACGATAAAAGAACACATTGTTTTTTATACACAGATCGTTGCCGATCAGATTGATTTTTCGAAACTGAAATATCAGCAGGGAATTCAGGGCGCATTACAAATAGGTGCAAGGTTGAATATTCCGGATGGAAGATATTTATTTGCAGAATTTAATCTGGCATCAAACAACACATACACATCTTCTTGTGCATGGACTGCATATTCGCAAAATGATCAACCATTGGCACATCCGACAGGACAACAGTTTCGCGAATTTGTTGCAGGAGGACGCTGGCAGCATAAGCGGTTTTTTGCCGATGCAGGATTGAATTTCATTTGGGCAGGCGCGCTGCCTGTAACTGATAATTATATGCGAGCCGACAACTACAGTGATATTTTGCTGACCGGTTTCTATGAGCCCATCAGTCGTCCCGACAAAGTGATGCATCTGGGTTGTACCGTTTCTTACTACATCAATCCGGAAACAAATTTTGTTGTCTTCGCCGGCATGCATTACCGCAATTATAAAAGTACACTTTCTTTGGTGCCAGTAAATTCTCTTACCTATGAAATCGGGCTGCGGCACATGATACGTAAACAATATTTTGATTTTTTCTAGATGAAAATTGCTTTTGCTCTTATATTATCACTGGTTTTTTATTGTCTGCAGGCTCAGCAGGACGATTTCTCTGTGTTTACAAAATACACAAATGGTGATACAATAATTGTAAATACTAACCCTACTCATCAGACTTTTGATGATACAATTGGGATGCAACATTCCTCTATAAATTCTTATCGTTTTTTACTTTACCGCAGTTCGGGCAACAAAACTGCCTTTATCAACAAACCACTTGCTTCTGCTGAAGTGATGGCTGGAAGCGACTTTTCAAACAAATTGAATGCCGGTTTAATCAGCGGTTTTGTTTCGGGAAAATTTTCAGCAGTTGCATTTCCCTCTGTTATTTTTGCAGATTATCCCATGTTCGTCGCAGAAAAATTCGACAGCATGAATGTGTTTCCGTACCAGGGAAAAACATTGTTTTCATCGGGAAATGCTTTTGGTGTTTTGTCCGTACCGGTTTATCTGAAATACGATTTGGGAAATATTCTTTCTCTTGAGGGCGGCAACGGAAAAGCGTTTCTGGGCGATGGTTACCGCTCAATGCTGCTGTCCGATCAAAGCGCTGAATATCCCTTTCTACGTATTGTTGCAGACATGAAGCAAGTGAAATACATGCATCAGATCGCACGCTGGCGGCAGCAATCGTCAGCCGGCAACAATGAAACAAAATTTGCCGCCACGCATTATCTGAGCTGGATGATCACAAAAAAACTGAATGTTTCTGTTTTCGAATCTGTCATTTGGAAAGCCGAAGACAGTGTCCGGCAGCGGGGTTTCGAGTGGCTGTATCTGAATCCGGTCATGTTTTTTCGTCCGGCGGAATTTGCACTCGGATCGCCCGACAACAATCTGCTGGGTGGAAATATTTCATGGTATTTCCTGCCGAAAACAAAGGTATACGGTCAGTTTGTGCTCGATGAATTTTTCATTTCAGAAATCAAGAACTGGCTTAAACACCTGATGCATCCTGATGACCCGACTATACAGCATGGAGCATGGGTGAATAAACAGGCATTTCAGCTTGGTGTAAAATCGATGGATGTTTTCGGAATTCATGATTTGAATTGTCTTGCAGAGTTCAATTATGCACGTCCATACATCGGAAGTCACCGCGATCCGATGCTTAGCAATACTCACATGAATCAACCCATTGCGCATCCCTTTGGCGCGAATTTTTATGAGTTTGTTTTTCGCACGCAATACAAAAAACAAAAATGGTCGGCGCATTTGAATGCCATGTTTTGTGTGACTGGGCTTGATTCCGCAGGAACTCATTTCGGTCAGGATTTGCTTCAGTCAACGTTTGATTCACCGCAAGGAAACGGAAATATTCCTGTACAGTATTACGGAAACGTTGTCGGGCAGGGCATCCGGCATGATGTTATTCAGGTAAATGCTGAATTCAGGAAACAACTGTTCAAGATGAACAACAATATTATCTGGCGCATCGGGGCAATGTACCGCAATGATATGTCCGCATTTAATAATACTTCAGAAAAGTATATTTACACCGGCCTCTTTTTAAATCTGCAGCCGGATGAGTGGAACATGCGATAATCTCAGAAAATAAATATTGAGAACGTTTGCAGGAACGGATAAATATTAATTGCGTAGAGTATGAGATATAATGCGGATCCTGGCATGAGACGCATAAGCAATGGCCACTTACTTTCGCGCACCGCAAATTTCGATTTCGGTCTGATTGCTTCAACGAGCCAAATCACAACCAGACTTAGAAGCCAGATGGGTACGAGGCCGTAGAGAATCACAAACCAGGTGAGAGCACGTAGGGTTGGAAATTCTCCATCGAGAAATGTAATGGTTCCGGGTTCTTTGCGAAGAATAGTGGTGTTTACAAGTTTGAAAAAATTCTTTCTGTCCAGCAATCTTCCGTTGTCATTCAGAAACGAGAAATTCAATTTGTTTGTTATTAAAACATTGGAGTCAGTGGTTAATCGGAAATAGGCGATAGGAAATTCTTTGTCGCTCATGAATATCTGTTCACGTTCACTTTTTTCGCGCTGATGAAAAACAAATTTTCCGGACTCACTTACAAACGGCAGGCTGTCCCTTGCATCGGAATCGAAGAAATGACGGACAAGAACACCGCTTTCGTTGTTTGGGTCATCCCATTCAACAAGGGCGATTTTGGTCTGAAGTCCGACGATACTGAACCATGTGCTATAGTTGTGTTTCGGTTTGCTGAGTATTTTTTCGCTGAAGCGGTTGTTTCTGAAAATCAATAATGTGTCGGAATATGGCCTGTGAGGCACCATTCCGGAAATAGAATAATCAAATTGATGTAATACTTTTTTATGGCTTTTATTCAAGACTCCCGGAAAATCAGGAAAGACCGCCCGTTCATCGAAGACCAGAAAATTGGTTTTATTTTTTGAACCAATCAAAACCCATTTTTCGTCTTTGTGGTGAAAATCGGAGCTGAGCAAAAACCTCCATTTGTTTTTCTCGGGCCATGCGCCAACGATTTCGCAGATGCGATCGAAAAAACCGGGCAGCTCATATTTGCGAAATGCAACTGAAGAATCACCAACGGATGCAATGGAGCCAACGAGTTTTTTTTGACGTCCGAAAACTATTTCAGGATGCCCGTTGATATAGTGAACGGCTTTAATATCGGATGGAGTACTGAAAATCTGGCCGGGAGTAACGAGCGTATCGAAGTGTACCAGCTTGACAATTGAATCGGAAGAGAGACCGACAATGGTGAGTGTGGAATCTGCGGCAGGCAGCACCGAAACCAATGAATCGAAATGATGAGACGCAGGAAACGGAAAATGAGAAATGGATTGCGTTTTAAGATTCAATTTCCATAATCCGGTTGCCTGTGTTTTGCCGTCGCTTGTTTGTGAAGTAAAACCCATAAAATCGCCCTGAAAATTGATGCCATACGGCAACTTGTCAGAGAAGTAGGTGGCATCAGTATTTGCTCCTGCAGGATGCAACATGCCATCGCCCTGATACGACTCTTTCCGGATGAGCAGGACAATCCAGAGTGCCAAAAACAGAACAACAACAGAAATGTTTAAAATCCTGACAAATCGCATGGGTGCAAAGATATGTATAAATTGTTAAAATGCAAAGGGTTGACAATGCGAAAATGCGCTTAACAAATTTGCAGTACTTATTTTATATTTTTGTTTTAGTCAGGAGGTGTGCAAGTCTTGTTTTTTATATATTTGTCATATTAAAATCAATATTTAATTATGGCAATGACTATTGAAGAACTGCGAAAAGAAAGAAACAAATTGTGGCAGTCTATTGTAATTGAAGATTACTCAATATGCTATAACTGTAAAACTAAAGGGCTGAAAGAAGATGATCAGTTCTGCCCGAATTGCCGGTTTCCGCAAAGAGGCACTCAGCAGGAAATGAAAAAGTTTATTTCGGGCATTCATTCTAAACAGTTGTTGCTGATTGACAAAGAAAAAGCCATCCGGAAAGCTCGAAATGTGTTGTATATTCTTGCGGCCGTAAATTTTGGTTTTGGTGTTATTTTCGGATTCATGCAAAAAGTACAGATCCCGCTTGTTTTTGTTATTTGCGCCATTGTGGCCGCCATCTATTTCGGACTGGCCTTATGGAGTACCAAAAAGCCTTTTGCAGCGATTATATCAGGATTCTTTGTTTACATTGTTTTCATTGCAATCAATGCCATTGCTGATCCGCATACACTGTATCAGGGTTTGCTCTGGAAAGTGCTGATTATTTCTGCATTTGTTTATGGCTATATTGGCGCCAGAGATTCTGAGCAACTTGAGAAGGATTTAATTGAGTTACACAATGCCAAAGACCTGACATAGCATGATCTGCCCCGCCTGCAATCATAATAATCATCCGAATGCCCGATTCTGCAGTCATTGCGGTGGGGAACTGTCTGCTCCGGTTTATGTTGCTACGCGCGATATGGGCAGTATTACAAAGACGGTTGTTTTCTTTGTCGTAATGGTTGTTTTCATTGTCAGTCTATATTTTATTGATATCAATTCCAACTACGCCAATATCATTCTGGCAAATATTGTGTTTTCGCTGATTGTTCTTGTGTTTTTTGCAATGGATTTCAGAGATACGCTGAACGTACTGAAGTTCAAAGATCCCGAACCGATGTTGATGACGGCTCTGGCAACCGGGGCTCCTGTATTTGCTCTTGGGGTTTTCTTTTTTGTTGATTATCTCAACAAAAACATATTTGACATTTACATCATTTCCGAATATTATCTGTTTATTGATTCACCTGCTCCATTATTGCTTGCATTGATCTCAACAGCTGTGTTTCCGGCCATCTTCGAGGAAATTGCTTTCAGGGGAGTCCTGTTCAATATGCTTGAACCGTTTGCCGGTAAAACGCCGACGATTTTTATTACAGCCATCATGTTCTCCACGATTCATTTCTCATTGATATCACTTCTCTGGCTGTTTCCGATCGGATTATTATTCGGTTATCTGCGTGCCAGACATAATACGCTTTGGTATGGAATTATCGGACATTTTCTATACAACAGCAGTGTTGTTTTGTACGGAGTTTTGCTTGCATAAATGCGGCTTTGAGTAATTTCTTTTGACTATCTTTGCCGGCTCTAATGAAGAAATACAAACACGTTATTTTTGATCTCGATCGTACCCTGTGGGATTTCGACCGGGTGTCGCATGAGGTGCTTTCAGAGCTGTTTTCAGAGCTTGTGCAGCCACTCACGCAATGCTCGTTTGAGTATTTTCATGGAACCTATGCGGCTATCAATTCAGGTCTCTGGGAACAGTACCGGCGTCATGAAATCGAAAAAGAAATACTGAGGGTGAAACGATTTTCGCTTGCACTCGAAGAAATTGGACTTGATCGTCCCTGGATTGCCAATGAATTGGCTGATGAGTATGTGAAGCGTACTTCAGAACACGCTTATCTGTTTCCGGGAACAATGGAATTACTCAGTTACCTGAAAGATAAAGGATATATTCTTTCTGTTATGACGAACGGTTTTAAAGAAGCGCAATATCCGAAAATTGCGCGCAGCGGCCTGGGTCCTTATTTTGAATATCTTTTTATTTCGGAGGAAATTGGCTACAATAAACCCGATATCCGCATTTTTGAATTTGCGCTGAAAAAAATGGATGCTAATCCCGATGAGGTTCTTTTTGTCGGCGATGATTACGAAGTCGATATCGAAGGAGCCGCTGGTGCCGGCATGGATCAGGTTTTTTTCAATCCACGCATAGAACCGTCGGCCAACAAAAAAGCCGCTACCTACCGCATCTCGGAGCTTTCGGAGCTGATGAAAATTCTGTAGTCGTAGTGCGAAGTTGGGAAACTTCGCACAGCATTGCTCCCAAACTTGCGCACTACTCCTTCACAAACCGCACTGTCTCAAAAACATTTTCTCCACTGAGCTGCAGTAGATAAATTCCTGCAGGGAGCTTAGATACATTCAGTGTTGTGAAGCCATTTTCAAAACAAGTCTGCGAGAGCGTTCTGCCTGAAAGATCCATTAGGGTCAACAGGCCATGATCCGCATCGTTGAATCCATTCACCTGTAAAATGTCTGTTGTGGGATTGGGATAAACACTTAGCCGTGGCGCGTTGGTTTCTTCAACCGACAATGTTGCATGCTGAAATCTTTTAAAGAAATTCCAGATTTCGATGGTGTATGAAATGTCGTTAGCGCCCGGCACCAGCCAGGTGTGATCAGCATTATTGACTTTATAGAACCATACTTCGGAGCCCTGATTGCCGTTCAGATATTTGTATAAATCAATGGTCATACTGTCGGCTTCGATGTCGGGGAGCGCAGTGTGAACAGCTGGGGTGTCGCAATTATTAAATGTTGCCCAGTAAGAAATGAGCTCTTCGGCATCATTTCCATATGCATTTCCGGTGTAAGAAACTGTTCCGTCAGCGGTTCCGTGAAAATGCGCTACAGGTGTTGCCCTGAAAGGGTTACAGGTGCATGCAGTTCCGATAGTTCCGGCGACAGAAGCGATGGCGCAAATTCGGCTGCCCAGCTGGCAGGCCAATCGGTTCGACATGAATCCGCCCATTGAGAAGCCGGTCACGTAAACCCGCGTTAGATCTATGTTGTAGAGTTCCGCTGTTGAATCGATCAGGTTGCTGATGAATCCGATATCATCTACAGTGGGATTCAGCGTCATGCCCATGTAGCTGGCGCCGCTGTTCCATGCTGTGCCGTAGGCGCTGCTCATAGCCTGCGGATACAGCGTTATGAATTGTGCTGAATCCGACAGCAGATGCATTCCAATATTGCTGAAGTTGGTCATATTGTCACCTAGACCATGCAGGCAAATCACCAGAGGAACCGGATTGGTTCCGGTGTAGGAGCTTGCAACATATTCTTTGTAGGAGCGCGTCACTCCGCCCACCTGAATGGTTTTGGTAGTCTGTGCAACCAACGAAAATGAAACGACAGAAAATGCGATGGCTAATAATCTGATTTTCATAGGCGATTTTTTTCAAAGATAAATATTTTTGTCACAAAGGCGCAAATACAAAATGGTTTTGAATGAACATTTCGTTTTACAATTTTAAATAGGTGCTTCGCATCTTTTTTATCCCCGGGACTTTGTCCCGGGCTAAGATCTGTTGCGCCTTCTGCGCAATTTGTGCTGCGCAGCTTTTTTTGCCTTCGGCCACTCAACCTTAACCTGGGCGCGCGTATCCCGCCTGCAACCACGTGAAACGTGGCAAGCTGTTTTACGTTGACGCGTGACCATATTCTCAACCTCAACCTCAACCTTAATCTTAACCTCAGCCTTAACCTCCTCTTATGCTCCCTTCACTCTATGCCTGTGCATTCCGATGGCGTGGTGGATGGCGTCTTCGCCGAAGCGGCGGCGGATCTTGTCGAGCGACTGATAGAGCCGGGTGAGTTCAGGAGTCTCATCAAACAGGTCCAGTTGCTGGTTCCCGCCAATGAGTTCACTGAATCGAATACCGATAAGCCTCACCCTGAGCCGCCTTGAGAATAGTTTTCCGAAAATATCTTTCACATTTTTCACCAGCACATGATCGAAAGCCGTGTAGGGAATTCGTTTCTGCATCGTATGGGTTTCGAAATCGGCATAACGGATTTTCACCGTCACCGTTCCTATAAGCCGGTTGTTTTTGCGCAAACGAAAGGCGAGGCGTTCGGTCATGGAGGAAAGAATACGTTCCATTTCGGCGCGGTCGGTCACATCTGTTTCGAATGTGGTTTCGGAGCTCATCGATTTGGCATCTTCGTACGGCACCACGGGCGTGTCATCCTGTCCATTGGCTTTTTTCCATAGCATGAGCCCGTTTGAGCCCAGCACACGCGTGAGCAGCACCGGCGGCATGCTGCTGAGTACGCCAATATTTACAATACCCATGGAGCGGAGCAGATGGGCTGTTTTTTTCCCGAGCATCGGGATTTTCTGAATCGGAAGCGGATCGAGAAAAGGCTTGATGGCTGGTTGTGCAATTTGGAGCTCTCCGTTGGGCTTGGCTTCGCCGGTAGCGATCTTGCTCACAGTCTTATTTGCCGATAATCCGAACGATATGGGCAATCCTGTTTCATTAATTATGCGTTCACGTAATTCGTGCGACCATTTCAGCGTGCCGAAAAAACGGTCCATGCCGGTCAGGTCAAGATAAAATTCATCAATGCTGCTTTTTTCGTAGAGCGGAGCTCCTTCGCGGATAATGTCGGTTACCATGCGCGAATAGTAGGAATAGCGCTCCATGTCGCCGCGGATGACAACAGCATCGCTGCAAAGCATGCGCGCCATTTTCATGGGCATTCCCGAATGGACGCCGAAGGCCCGGGCCTCGTAGCTGCAACCCGATACTACAGCCCGGTCACTTCCGCCGCCCACCATGACAGGTTTCCCAATTAAAGCGCTGTTCTCTTTTCGCTCCACCGAAACAAAAAACGTATCAAGGTCAATATGCAGGACAGAGCGATCCATATCATGATTAGAAAATAGCCAAAATCCAAGATGATAAATTAGGCAATTTTTGGGTTGTCATGACAATTGTTGAAAAATATTTTTCCCATAAAAAATGTTGAGACGTTGAATTTCAACGTCTCAACAAAATATTTGAAATAAATAAAAATTATTTCGCGTACGCAACCGCGCGTGTTTCGCGGATCACCGTAATTTTGATCTGACCTGGATAGGTCATGGATTCCTGAATACGTTTGCTAAGGTCGAGCGAAAGTTGTGTGGCTGCGCCATCGCTGAGCTTTTCAGCGCCAACAATCACTCGAAGCTCACGACCTGCCTGAATTGCATAGGTTTTCTGCACCCCTTCGTAACTCATGGCGATGGCCTCGAGTTCGTTCAGGCGGTTAATGTAGCTTTCAACCACTTCGCGGCGGGCACCGGGGCGGGCGCCGGAGATGGCATCGCAAGCCTGAACAATAGGAGCGATTAGCGAAGTCATTTCAATGTCTTCGTGGTGAGCACCAATGGCATTCACGATTTCCGGATGTTCTTTATATTTTTCGGCCAGTTTCATACCCAGCTGAGCATGCGGCAGATCTGGCTCGTTGTCGGGAACTTTTCCAATGTCGTGCAGCAGACCGGCGCGTTTGGCCATTTTGGGATTCAGTCCAAGCTCGGCAGCCATAGTGGCGCAAAGGTTGGCAACTTCCTTACTGTGCTGGAGCAAATTCTGACCGTAAGACGAACGGAATTTCATTTTTCCAACCAAACGCATCAACTCGTTACTCATGTTATGAATACCCAGGTCGATGAGGGTTTTCTTGCCAGTTTCAATAATTTCAAGTTCGATATTGGCCTTCACTTTGGCCACCACTTCCTCGATGCGGGCAGGGTGAATACGTCCATCAGACACCAGTTTTTCAAGTGACTGACGTGCAATTTCGCGGCGAACCGGATCGTAAGCGGACAGAATGATGGTTTCAGGGGTGTCATCAATAACGATTTCAACACCTGTTGCAGCTTCCAGCGCTTTGATGTTACGGCCTTCGCGACCGATGATACGGCCTTTAATTTCGTCGTTAGCGATTGGGAATGAAGAAACGGCATTTTCGCCGGCATGATCGGTGGCCGTGCGTTGAATGGTTTCGATGATAATTTTCCGGGCTTCGCGGTGGGCATTGATTTTGGCTTCCTCAACAATATCCTTCACGTGGCTCAGGGCCTCAATTTTAGCTTCTTCCTGCAGTGAGTCAACCAATTGTTTCCGAGCTTCGTCAGCCGACATGCCTGAAACGGCTTCAAGTTGTTCCACACTCTGTTTGTGCATTTTGGAAACATCTTCCAGCTTTTTAGTAAGAATTTCTGTTTGAGCTGTAAGATTGTCTTTGAGCGTCTGAGATTCTTTTTGTTTTCGTTGAATTTCTTCGCTTCGCTGGTTCAGCGACATTTCGCGCTGTTTGAGTTTGTTTTCAATGCTCAGTATCCGTTTGTTCTGTTCCTGATTTCGCTTTTCGATTTCAGACTTCATTTGAATAAACTTCTCCTTGGCTTCGAGAATTCTGGTTTGCTTGATCATATCCGCTTCCCTGTTGGCATCATCGATCAGGAATTTTTTCTTCCTGTCGGCGTTTTTGCGGAAAATGAAAGCCCAGAGAAGTACAGCAATCACCAGGACTACCACTTCCAGTACTAACATTAACACATTGTTTTCCATAGTTCTTTTTCGTTTAATTAAAAAACCCGCATAGTCATCAGGGAGTTTCAAACCCCCGATAAAAATGTTTTGGAGTTAACCAGTGCATTCAGGCTTCCATTGTTTCCATTGCTGGAATTCCTTTCGGATATGGCCTGCCTTAGGGCCCTATGAGTCTTCCCCTCGATTGATTCTGTTGAGGTTTATCAACCATAAAAACTGATGAACTACGCGGGTAGTATTTTAATTAAAAGAACTATACTGCCTTGACCAGCAGTTGGTTAATTTCAGATAATCTTGAAACTAGCTCTTCGTGGCTGCCGTTAATATCGGATGTTTCCTTTTTCGACAGGGCTGCGG contains:
- a CDS encoding 4-hydroxy-3-methylbut-2-en-1-yl diphosphate synthase gives rise to the protein MKSNEESSWFFFKSREVKVGNVGFGGGNPIRIQSMTNTPTDDISATVAQCKHIFDTGADLVRITARNISEAKILSEIRKQLNESGYSQPLAADIHFNPAIAMEAARRVEKIRINPGNFVDLFPKKLQYSDTEYNQELDEIRKTVLPLISVCRENGTAVRIGINGGSLNRRFIDRYGNTTRAMVESAVEFIRIFHDEQFHNLVISIKASDVKTMIHANRLLAQYLIDDEFHYPIHLGVTEAGEGEDGRMKSAAGIGSLLMDGIGDTIRVSLTEAPEKEIPVAAEIIESARKNAADKHTAKHFFSIVNPFGHFINKAEAESHTKPEVCAEADSQAVSTDINALRKYFIENQNKELSLHWNPESISVADFSIVAGSFLTDGCGNKIQVISALENETYREKALDLLQITGRRISKASFTSCPSCGRTTYDIENLLKEIKTEFSCLKGIHFAVMGCIVNGPGEMAGAKYGILGSKPDHVDIWVDGKPVLKNIHQSEALKELKIIVAKNEQT
- a CDS encoding noncanonical pyrimidine nucleotidase, YjjG family, which produces MKKYKHVIFDLDRTLWDFDRVSHEVLSELFSELVQPLTQCSFEYFHGTYAAINSGLWEQYRRHEIEKEILRVKRFSLALEEIGLDRPWIANELADEYVKRTSEHAYLFPGTMELLSYLKDKGYILSVMTNGFKEAQYPKIARSGLGPYFEYLFISEEIGYNKPDIRIFEFALKKMDANPDEVLFVGDDYEVDIEGAAGAGMDQVFFNPRIEPSANKKAATYRISELSELMKIL
- a CDS encoding DNA polymerase IV yields the protein MDRSVLHIDLDTFFVSVERKENSALIGKPVMVGGGSDRAVVSGCSYEARAFGVHSGMPMKMARMLCSDAVVIRGDMERYSYYSRMVTDIIREGAPLYEKSSIDEFYLDLTGMDRFFGTLKWSHELRERIINETGLPISFGLSANKTVSKIATGEAKPNGELQIAQPAIKPFLDPLPIQKIPMLGKKTAHLLRSMGIVNIGVLSSMPPVLLTRVLGSNGLMLWKKANGQDDTPVVPYEDAKSMSSETTFETDVTDRAEMERILSSMTERLAFRLRKNNRLIGTVTVKIRYADFETHTMQKRIPYTAFDHVLVKNVKDIFGKLFSRRLRVRLIGIRFSELIGGNQQLDLFDETPELTRLYQSLDKIRRRFGEDAIHHAIGMHRHRVKGA
- a CDS encoding ribonuclease Y, which produces MLVLEVVVLVIAVLLWAFIFRKNADRKKKFLIDDANREADMIKQTRILEAKEKFIQMKSEIEKRNQEQNKRILSIENKLKQREMSLNQRSEEIQRKQKESQTLKDNLTAQTEILTKKLEDVSKMHKQSVEQLEAVSGMSADEARKQLVDSLQEEAKIEALSHVKDIVEEAKINAHREARKIIIETIQRTATDHAGENAVSSFPIANDEIKGRIIGREGRNIKALEAATGVEIVIDDTPETIILSAYDPVRREIARQSLEKLVSDGRIHPARIEEVVAKVKANIELEIIETGKKTLIDLGIHNMSNELMRLVGKMKFRSSYGQNLLQHSKEVANLCATMAAELGLNPKMAKRAGLLHDIGKVPDNEPDLPHAQLGMKLAEKYKEHPEIVNAIGAHHEDIEMTSLIAPIVQACDAISGARPGARREVVESYINRLNELEAIAMSYEGVQKTYAIQAGRELRVIVGAEKLSDGAATQLSLDLSKRIQESMTYPGQIKITVIRETRAVAYAK